In the Colius striatus isolate bColStr4 chromosome W, bColStr4.1.hap1, whole genome shotgun sequence genome, one interval contains:
- the LOC133628680 gene encoding C1q-related factor-like: MVLVLVVLIPVLVSSAGTDGRYEMLGTCRMVCEPYGPAGPPSPAERGPLPPPSTLVQGPQGKPGRPGKPGPPGPPGEPGPPGPAGARGEAGRPGPPGLPGPGATGAVSAATYSTVPRVAFYAGLKNPHEGYEVLKFDDVVTNVGNSYDAASGKFTCAIPGTYFFTYHVLMRGGDGTSMWADLCKNGQVRASAIAQDADQNYDYASNSVILHLDAGDEVFIKLDGGKAHGGNNNKYSTFSGFIIYSD; encoded by the exons atggtgctggtgctggtggtgctCATCCCGGTGCTGGTGAGCTCCGCCGGTACCGACGGCCGGTACGAGATGCTGGGGACCTGCCGGATGGTCTGCGAGCCCTACGGCCCCGCCGGACCCCCCTCCCCGGCCGAGCGCggccccctcccgccgccctcCACCCTGGTGCAAGGTCCCCAAGGGAAACCGGGGCGACCGGGGAAACCGGGACCTCCCGGACCACCGGGAGAACCGGGAccgccgggcccggcgggggcCCGGGGCGAAGCGGGACGGCCGGGCCCCCCCGGATTGCCGGGCCCGGGGGCTACGGGTGCGGTGAGCGCGGCCACCTACAGCACGGTGCCGCGGGTCGCCTTCTACGCCGGCCTCAAGAACCCCCACGAGGGCTACGAGGTCCTCAAGTTCGACGACGTGGTCACCAACGTGGGCAACAGCTACGACGCCGCCTCGGGCAAGTTCACCTGCGCCATCCCCGGCACCTACTTCTTCACCTACCACGTCCTGATGCGCGGCGGCGACGGCACCAGCATGTGGGCCGACCTCTGCAAGAACGGGCAG GTCAGGGCCAGTGCCATCGCGCAGGACGCCGACCAGAACTACGACTACGCCAGCAACAGCGTCATCCTGCACCTGGACGCGGGCGACGAGGTCTTCATCAAGCTGGACGGGGGCAAGGCCCACGGCGGCAACAACAACAAGTACAGCACCTTCTCCGGCTTCATCATCTACTCAGACTGA
- the LOC133628678 gene encoding kinesin-like protein KIF18B, which yields MQPHSVPLLPSSLMASPSLFYSLPSLPPSPASPPAQPRGIPHGGPGHLRRPKASPSPLAHPAAASLGPGARRGLGASQRPCPPVALPHRTPVPWLRAPLGPSYPRAVPGVRAVRVCTGAIGCRPGPIRPRAGGEGAAPLPSPRHPMVNQSCDLSRLLSVSRRGTERTVPPAPDRPRGLRGPRSQWERRPARGGQSGERAGPERRLKRMAAGCVSAPARSSPEPRAAAAMARDPPPEDGAVSVVVRVRPPAPCEREGPRTLHVLDQHILIFNPDEAPGTPGGAAPARGLRQQGKDQTFVFDRVFGEGASQEEVFQHTTRGLLDSVLGGYNCSVFAYGATGAGKTHTMLGSESSPGIMYRTMAELYSRIEARREEKSCEVLVSYQEVYNEQIHDLLEPKGPLAIWEDPEKGVVVQGLSFHQPTSAEQLLEMLANGNKNRTQHPTDANASSSRSHAICQIHVRQQDRVGGLTRELQVAKMSLIDLAGSERASATQAKGERLREGANINRSLLALVNVINALADAKGRKSHVPYRDSKLTRLLKDSIGGNCRTVMIAAVSPAAPARDDTYNTLRYASRAKDIRLSLKSNVLSFDYHISKYPMICEQLKAEVADLRAKLRAYEDAAREAQNPPQSPLSSSPTGLPRLVTAILKVAQKQYSLLRAANLLTPELVAEFGELERRVQREAGASPVPGLPRGSAAKASLAVPSAPLQPLAPLPSPTPVAASLKRKRRKAELSPSARGLGAQKQLQRCGGAAGGPEAAPGRGSPAPTGAAQPPFASPASRCCTPKMCPLTVVKGRVPLAPLPAQNRCGPVQDLNATFEVCADGGSSAQPPACDRPHSPLLTKADGLPLASQAPVSKRRRVERASAPVLPSSSSRRRPRPSRIPEHLPGKGSKRSTPALAGAPPTQPMKLFC from the exons ATGCAGCCCCACAGCGTCCCCTTGCTGCCGTCCAGCCTCATGGCGTCCCCCTCTCTGTTCTATAGCCTCCCCTCGCTACCGCCCAGCCCAGCCTCCCCACCGGCCCAGCCCCGTGGCATCCCTCATGGTGGTCCAGGCCACCTACGGCGCCCCAAAGCCTCCCCGTCCCCGTTAGCTCACCCCGCGGCTGCTAGTTTAGGGCCGGGGGCCcgcagggggctgggggccaGCCAGAGGCCGTGCCCCCCCGTCGCGCTGCCCCACCGCACCCCAGTGCCCTGGCTGCGTGCCCCGCTCGGCCCCTCGTACCCACGGGCGGTGCCGGGGGTCCGCGCGGTGCGTGTCTGTACAGGAGCCATCGGGTGCCGTCCCGGTCCCATCCGGCCCCgggctgggggggagggggccgccccactgcccagccccaggcacccCATGGTAAATCAGAGCTGTGACCTCTCCCGGCTGCTGTCTGTGTCCCGGCGTGGGACGGAGCGCACGGTCCCCCCAGCCCCGGACCGGCCGCGGGGGCTCCGCGGGCCGCGCAGCCAATGGGAGCGGAGACCGGCGCGCGGCGGCCAATCAGGAGAGAGGGCGGGGCCTGAGCGGCGTTTGAAACGGATGGCGGCGG GCTGCGTGAGCGCCCCGGCACGTTCGAGCCCGGAGCCGCgtgccgccgccgccatggcgCGGGACCCCCCTCCCGAGGACGGCGCCGTGTCCGTGGTGGTGCGCGTGCGGCCCCCGGCCCCCTGCGAGCGCGAGGGCCCCCGCACCCTGCACGTGCTGGACCAGCACATCCTCATCTTCAACCCCGACGAGGCCCCCGGGACccccggcggcgcggcgccCGCCCGCGGGCtcaggcagcagggcaaggaCCAGACCTTTGTCTTTGACCGCGTTTTCGGGGAGGGGGCGTCGCAGGAGGAGGTGTTCCAGCACACCACCCGCGGGCTGCTGGACAGCGTCCTCGGCGGCTACAACTGCTCCG TGTTTGCCTACGGCGCGACGGGCGCGGGGAAAACCCACACCATGCTGGGCTCTGAGAGCAGCCCCGGCATCATGTACCGCACCATGGCCGAGCTCTACAGCAGGATTGAGGccaggagggaggagaagagcTGCGAGGTGCTGGTCTCCTACCAGGAG GTCTACAACGAGCAGATTCATGACCTCCTGGAGCCCAAGGGCCCTCTGGCCATCTGGGAGGATCCTGAGAAAGGAGTCGTGGTTCAGGGGCTCTCCTTCCATCAG cccacatcagcagagcagctcctggagaTGTTGGCCAACGGCAACAAGAACCGGACGCAGCACCCGACGGACGCCAACGCCAGCTCCTCCCGCTCCCACGCCATCTGCCAG ATCCACGTGAGGCAGCAGGACCGCGTCGGGGGCCTCACGCGGGAGCTGCAGGTGGCCAAGATGAGTCTGATCGACCTGGCGGGCTCGGAGCGAGCGTCGGCCACGCAGGCCAAGGGCGAGCGGCTGCGGGAGGGAGCCAACATCAACCGCTCGCTGCTGGCCCTCGTCAACGTCATCAACGCGCTGGCCGACGCCAAG GGCAGGAAGAGCCACGTCCCGTACCGGGACAGCAAGCTGACGCGGCTGCTGAAGGACTCCATCGGCGGGAACTGCCGCACCGTCATGATCGCTGCCGTCAGCCCCGCGGCGCCCGCGCGCGACGACACCTACAACACCCTCAGATACGCCAGCCGGGCCAAGGACATCAGACTGTCG ctgaagaGCAACGTGCTCAGCTTCGACTACCACATCAGTAAATACCCCATGATCTGTGAGCAGCTGAAAGCAGAG GTGGCGGATCTCCGGGCCAAGCTCCGCGCCTACGAGGACGCTGCCCGGGAGGCCCAGAACCCACCACAGAGtcccctcagctccagccccacggggctgcccag GCTTGTGACTGCCATCCTGAAGGTTGCCCAGAAGCAGTATTCCCTCCTGAGGGCTGCCAACCTCCTCACGCCCGAGCTGGTGGCTGAATTCGGGGAGCTGGAGCGCCGGGTGCAGAGGGAGGCCGGTGCCAGCCCGGTGCCGGGGCTGCCGCGGGGCTCTGCGG CCAAAGCATCCCTGGCTGTGCCCAGcgcccccctgcagcccctcgctccgctccccagccccacgccAGTGGCTGCCAGcctgaagaggaagaggaggaaggctgAGCTGAGCCCCTCTGCCCGAGGCCTCGGGGcgcagaagcagctgcagaggtgtGGGGGAGCAGCCGGGGGTCCCGAGGCAGCGCCGGGCCGGGGCAGCCCCGCTCCCACgggagcagcacagcccccctTCGCCTCCCCAGCGTCCCGCTGCTGCACCCCCAAGATGTGCCCGCTGACTGTGGTCAAGGGCCGCGTGCCTCTGGCCCCGCTGCCGGCCCAGAACCGCTGCGGCCCCGTCCAGGACCTCAACGCCACATTCGAGGTGTGTGCGGACGGCGGCTCCTCTGCGCAGCCCCCGGCCTGCGAccgcccccacagccccctcctgaCCAA AGCTGATGGGCTGCCCCTGGCCTCGCAGGCACCGGTTTCCAAGCGCCGGCGAGTGGAGAG ggcGTCTGCCCCcgtgctgcccagcagcagcagccgcagGAGGCCGCGGCCGTCGCGCATCCCCG aacacctccctgggaaggGCAGCAAGAGGAGCACCCCAGCCCTGGCCGGGGCCCCCCCCACACAGCCCATGAAGCTCTTCTGCTGA
- the LOC133628438 gene encoding Ig-like V-type domain-containing protein FAM187A translates to MAGRLLGAAVLLCLLDIAHTFAIEEQADVFKRTACPAFLAFDNAAYLADMTFELPCNCKPEEVSSVVWYFQKDMGGRRTTVLTDFAGTVVVDSGHIRTGSDVLKRFSIRMFSLIVFRAQVRDSGHYLCGTESGDFFYGYDVDVQPTERMAVAFVDRGQRARGDYSERRFSLFTGFWDWSSCDRCGVRGEQRRVGLCYVRSSGLHPRYRSAVPGVTSCGSGAVPARLRRRARLRGPEVAVRSCLSPCPKEEAPEEGVQAISNVISKLGERPWLPRVPTQFHRQPRGSHLTIACPGARPEHAVGWDKGSTRLYRSRYLVGVNSSMRVFIDHGNHLHIRRLRGSDRGTYFCWREGALVAGFQLRVTARQRRRRALGDPDTIYAIKAIGTSYVVICIIFVVVHISRCSRRLCRSPAGT, encoded by the coding sequence ATGGCGGGGAGGCTGCTGGGAGCCGCCGTTCTCCTGTGCCTGCTGGACATTGCCCACACCTTTGCCATCGAGGAGCAAGCAGATGTGTTCAAGAGAACGGCTTGTCCCGCTTTCCTGGCGTTCGACAACGCCGCGTACCTGGCTGACATGACCTTCGAGCTGCCTTGCAACTGCAAGCCCGAGGAGGTCTCCTCCGTCGTCTGGTACTTCCAGAAGGACATGGGCGGCCGCAGGACCACGGTGCTGACGGACTTTGCAGGCACAGTGGTGGTGGACTCGGGCCACATCCGCACGGGCAGCGACGTGCTGAAGCGCTTCAGCATCCGCATGTTCAGCCTCATCGTCTTCCGGGCGCAGGTGAGGGACTCGGGACACTACCTGTGCGGCACCGAGAGCGGCGACTTCTTCTACGGCTACGACGTGGACGTGCAGCCCACCGAGCGCATGGCGGTGGCCTTCGTGGACAGAGGCCAGCGCGCCCGGGGCGACTACAGCGAGCGGCGATTCAGCCTCTTCACCGGCTTCTGGGACTGGAGCAGCTGCGACCGCTGCGGGGTGCGGGGCGAGCAGCGGCGCGTGGGGCTGTGCTACGTGCGGAGCTCGGGGCTGCACCCGCGCTACCGCTCCGCCGTGCCCGGCGTCACGTCCTGCGGCTCCGGCGCCGTCCCCGCGCGGCTCCGGCGCCGCGCCCGCCTCCGCGGCCCCGAGGTGGCCGTCCGCAGCTGCCTGAGCCCCTGCCCGAAGGAGGAGGCCCCCGAGGAGGGCGTGCAGGCCATCTCCAACGTCATCTCCAAGCTGGGCGAGAGGCCGTGGCTGCCGCGCGTGCCCACGCAGTTCCACCGGCAGCCCCGCGGCAGCCACCTGACCATCGCGTGCCCCGGCGCCCGCCCCGAGCACGCCGTGGGCTGGGACAAGGGCTCCACGCGGCTCTACCGCTCCCGCTACCTCGTCGGCGTCAACAGCAGCATGAGGGTGTTCATCGACCACGGGAACCACCTGCACATCCGGCGGCTGCGCGGCAGCGACAGAGGCACCTACTTCTGCTGGCGGGAGGGCGCGCTGGTCGCCGGCTTCCAGCTCCGTGTCACCGCCCGGCAGCGGCGCCGGCGGGCGCTCGGCGACCCCGACACCATCTACGCCATCAAGGCCATCGGCACGAGCTACGTCGTCATCTGCATCATCTTCGTTGTCGTCCACATCAGCCGCTGCAGCCGGCGGCTGTGCAGGAGCCCTGCCGGCACGTAG
- the LOC104555668 gene encoding uncharacterized protein LOC104555668, whose translation MLGAGRGSEEGVGSGGRCLSPPQQPPRPRSAPCTFPPQTAPARPASGTSGPSRLRHLPPSRLGHLRPVPRPASGTSGPSRLGHLRPVPRPASGTSGLPASDTSGPSRLGHLRPSRLGHLRPVPPRAPPALPPQTAPAFPPRTPPARPASDTSGLPASDTSGPSRLGHLRPSRLRQLRPSCLGHLRPVPPQTPPAFPPQTPPARPASGTSGPPASDSSGPPASDTSGPSRLRQLRPSRLRHLRPSRLGHLRPSRLRQLRPSRLRQLRPSRLRQLRPVPPRAPPALPPQTAPARPASPRAPPARPASGTSGPSRLGHLRPVPPRTPPARPASPRAPPARPASDTSGPSRLASGTSGLPASDTSGLPASDTSGPSRLGHLRPSGLGHLRPSGLGHLRPSRLRQLRPSRLASGTSGPSRLGHLRPSRLSRPSRLRNIVLASHLKPLEKKDKTGVRGKVLWNPCAAQARTPAASALELPQELDQLPRTSAEFYRDWRRCLKSGKQKYQLLLELGGKGLGRIFQAELGFGLLGEFLTVLAENICEEDRDAVLQILQSLAGTPRFGLSLELLSQQERGSSRALFGKLQSTSGGSRAGSHPSSPASHEAHRGAHLTDTSLQKETEEERAVMELMKRYQVS comes from the exons ATGCTGGGGGCGGGAAGGGGGTCAGAGGAGGGGGTGGGCTCCGGGGGTCGCTGCCTGAGCCCCCCACAGCAGCCGCCCCGGCCTCGCTCTGCACCGT GCACCTTCCCGCCTCAGACAgctccggcccggcccgccTCGGGCACCTCCGGCCCGTCCCGCCTCAGACACCTCCCACCTTCCCGCCTCGGGCACCTCCGGCCCGTCCCCCGTCCCGCCTCGGGCACCTCCGGCCCGTCCCGCCTCGGGCACCTCCGGCCCGTCCCCCGTCCCGCCTCGGGCACCTCCGGCCTTCCCGCCTCAGACACCTCCGGCCCGTCCCGCCTCGGGCACCTCCGGCCTTCCCGCCTCGGACACCTCCGGCCCGTCCCGCCTCGGGCACCTCCGGCCCTCCCGCCTCAGACAGCTCCGGCCTTCCCGCCTCGGACACCTCCGGCCCGTCCCGCCTCAGACACCTCCGGCCTTCCCGCCTCAGACACCTCCGGCCCGTCCCGCCTCGGGCACCTCCGGCCCTCCCGCCTCAGACAGCTCCGGCCTTCCTGCCTCGGACACCTCCGGCCCGTCCCGCCTCAGACACCTCCGGCCTTCCCGCCTCAGACACCTCCGGCCCGTCCCGCCTCGGGCACCTCCGGCCCTCCCGCCTCAGACAGCTCCGGCCCTCCCGCCTCGGACACCTCCGGCCCGTCCCGCCTCAGACAGCTCCGGCCCTCCCGCCTCAGGCACCTCCGGCCTTCCCGCCTCGGGCACCTCCGGCCCTCCCGCCTCAGACAGCTCCGGCCCTCCCGCCTCAGACAGCTCCGGCCCTCCCGCCTCAGACAGCTCCGGCCCGTCCCGCCTCGGGCACCTCCGGCCCTCCCGCCTCAGACAGCTCCGGCCCGTCCCGCCTCGCCTCGGGCACCTCCGGCCCGTCCCGCCTCGGGCACCTCCGGCCCGTCCCGCCTCGGGCACCTCCGGCCCGTCCCGCCTCGGACACCTCCGGCCCGTCCCGCCTCGCCTCGGGCACCTCCGGCCCGTCCCGCCTCGGACACCTCCGGCCCGTCCCGCCTCGCCTCGGGCACCTCCGGCCTTCCCGCCTCGGACACCTCCGGCCTTCCCGCCTCGGACACCTCCGGCCCGTCCCGCCTCGGGCACCTCCGGCCCTCGGGCCTCGGGCACCTCCGGCCCTCGGGCCTCGGGCACCTCCGGCCCTCCCGCCTCAGACAGCTCCGGCCCTCCCGCCTCGCCTCGGGCACCTCCGGCCCGTCCCGCCTCGGACACCTCCGGCCTTCCCGCCTCTCGCGACCCTCCCGCCTCAG GAACATTGTGCTGGCCTCACACCTGAAGCCCCTGGAGAAAAAGGACAAGACAGGTGTGAGAGGGAAGGTGCTGTGGAATCCCTGTGCAGCCCAGGCCAGGACACCAGCAGCCAGCGCCCTGGAACTGCCCCAG GAACTGGATCAGCTGCCCAGAACCTCTGCTGAGTTTTACAGAGACTGGCGCAGGTGTCTGAAGAGCGGTAAACAAAAATaccagcttctgctggagctgggagggaagggCCTGGGCAGAatcttccaggctgagctgggcttcGGCCTCCTGGGCGAGTTCCTCACGGTGCTGGCAGAGAACATCTGTGAGGAAGACAGAGATGCTGTCCTCCAGATCCTCCAGAGCCTGGCGGGCACCCCGCGCTTCGGGCTGAGCTTGGAGCTCCTGAGCCAGCAGGAGAGGGGAAGCAGCAGGGCCCTGtttgggaagctgcagagcacGAGCGGCGGCTCCCGGGCCGGCAGCCAccccagcagcccagccagccACGAGGCACACAGGGGAGCCCACCTCACAGACACCAGCTTGcaaaaggaaactgaggagGAAAGGGCAGTGATGGAGCTGATGAAACGTTACCAGGTCAGCTGa